One Cuculus canorus isolate bCucCan1 chromosome 1, bCucCan1.pri, whole genome shotgun sequence DNA segment encodes these proteins:
- the GTPBP6 gene encoding putative GTP-binding protein 6 produces MGPGRLCRSLLLCCRRAAALGAAGYRVRALPARPLSASVRLRAPGRGGGGGSGYGGAGVGGDEEDEDEEEDEDEDVEELLGPSPVAVGPGAQRVAVVHPDVKWGPKKSPLTTAELQIAEAVALVETLHNWTVLDKIIIPTKNPDKKFIFGKGNFQVLTEKIKKLPHVTAVFLNVERISSLTKKELEDAWGVKVFDRYTVVLHIFRCNAQTKEAKLQIALAEIPLLRSNLKNEVSRLDQQRGGSRYIMGSGETFMETQNRILKEKELKIRNALEKLKRKRSLLRTQRRKREFPTISVMGYTNCGKTTLIKALTGEAGLQPRDQLFATLDITAHAGYLPSHMAVIYVDTIGFLTDLPHNLVESFSATLEEVAYSDLIVHVRDITHPETVLQKATVLSVLKNLNLPSHLLDSMVEVHNKVDLIERYKPTEENALAISALHGLGLEELKEEIEKKILTATGKKILTVNVNLEGPQLSWLYKEATVQEVEVMPEDGTAKVKVIIGNSAFGKYKNLFPNSKIFMP; encoded by the exons ATGGGGCCAGGCCGCCTCTGTCGGTCGCTTCTGCTGTGCTGCCGGCGGGCGGCGGCTCTCGGCGCGGCTGGGTACCGCGTTAGGGCACTGCCCGCTCGTCCCCTCAGCGCCTCCGTTCGGCTACGGGCGCCGGGAAGGGGCGGTGGGGGTGGAAGCGGGTATGGGGGAGCAGGCGTTGGCGGAGACGAAGAGGACGAGGAcgaggaagaggatgaggacGAGGAcgtggaggagctgctgggccCCTCTCCGGTGGCGGTGGGGCCCGGCGCGCAGCGCGTGGCCGTGGTGCACCCGGATGTCAAGTGGGGCCCGAAGAAGTCGCCGCTGACGACGG CTGAATTACAGATTGCCGAAGCTGTTGCTCTTGTAGAAACTCTTCACAACTGGACAGTTTTGgataaaataattattcctaCAAAAAATCCTGACAAGAAGTTTATTTTTGGCAAAGGAAACTTTCAGGTGTTGACAG aaaagattaaaaaattgCCCCATGTGACAGCTGTCTTCTTGAATGTGGAAAGAATATCTTCACTAACAAAG AAAGAACTAGAAGATGCCTGGGGCGTGAAAGTCTTTGACAGATACACAGTTGTACTTCACATTTTTCGTTGTAATGCCCAGACCAAAGAAGCAAAACTTCAGATAGCATTGGCTGAAATTCCACTTCTCAG GTCAAATCTGAAAAATGAGGTGTCTCGGCTAGATCAGCAGAGAGGTGGATCAAGGTACATCATGGGCTCAG gtgaaaCATTCATGGAGACACAGAATCgtatcttgaaagaaaaagaacttaaaattaGGAATGCCctggagaaactgaaaagaaaaaggtctttACTTCGAACTCAGCGCAGAAAACGCGAGTTTCCAACTATCTCAGTAATGGGCTATACTAATTGTG gaAAAACTACGTTGATCAAAGCCTTGACTGGGGAAGCAGGACTTCAACCGAGAGATCAGCTGTTTGCCACTCTTGATATTACAGCCCATGCTGGTTATCTGCCCTCACATATGGCAGTCATTTATGTTGATACTATTGGTTTTCTGACTGATCTTCCACATAATCTTGTTGAGTCCTTCTCAGCTACATTAGAAGAAGTGGCTTACTCA GATTTGATCGTTCATGTGAGGGATATTACTCATCCAGAAACTGTGCTTCAGAAAGCAACTGTTCTGTCAGTTCTGAAGAATCTTAATCTTCCGAGCCATTTATTGGATTCAATGGTAGAAGTTCATAACAAAGTGGATTTGATAGAAAG ATATAAACccactgaagaaaatgcattagCCATTTCTGCTCTACATGGACTTGGTTTAGAagagctgaaagaagaaatagagaaaaaaattttgacAGCAACAGGGAAGAAGATCCTGACAGTTAATGTCAACTTAGAGGGACCTCAACTAAG TTGGCTCTATAAAGAGGCAACAGTTCAGGAAGTAGAAGTCATGCCTGAAGATGGCACAGCCAAGGTGAAGGTGATAATTGGTAATTCTGCTTTTGGCAAATACAAAAACCTCTTTCCTAACAGTAAGATTTTTATGCCATGA
- the PLCXD1 gene encoding PI-PLC X domain-containing protein 1 isoform X1: MEGLLQTSIHMCHENGQWMSRLPEKLWDIPLYNLALPGSHDTMTYCLDKNSAVSGNESKVVKFLNKCMPCIVHPIIMKWSTTQVLTVTEQLEAGVRYLDFRIAHKSNDPSMNLYFVHMVYTTVTVQDILCKVLRWLETHPQEVVILACRNFDGLTKKLHRHLIACIKEIFQCKLCPRNVVPTLRTMWQRGHQLIVSYEDDMEVVEHCELWPAIPYWWGNKTATCSLIQYLEHMKRMGRPEEFFVAGINLTENLRYILVHPFGSLKKMTLRSLPCLKIWIKQQYPGPQKECINIIAGDFIGNDDFVKDVIELNTKINSSLCCYGKVGGTNCVSFSAS; this comes from the exons ATGGAAGGCCTTTTGCAAACCTCCATTCACATGTGCCATGAAAATGGTCAATGGATGTCACGACTACCGGAGAAGCTCTGGGATATTCCCCTCTATAATTTAGCTCTTCCAG GGAGTCACGACACTATGACCTACTGCTTGGATAAAAACTCTGCTGTTAGTGGCAATGAATCCAAGGTGGTgaagtttttaaacaaatgtatgCCTTGCATTGTGCACCCCATTATCATGAAGTGGTCTACAACTCAG GTACTGACTGTAACAGAGCAACTTGAGGCTGGAGTTAGATATCTAGATTTCAGGATTGCCCACAAATCTAACGATCCATCTATGAATTTGTACTTCGTGCATATGGTTTACACAACCGTCACTGTACAG GATATTCTGTGCAAAGTGTTACGGTGGTTGGAAACTCATCCTCAGGAAGTTGTTATCTTAGCCTGCAGGAATTTTGATGGATTAACCAAGAAACTTCATCGTCACCTTATTGCCTGTATAAAAGAGATTTTCCAGTGTAAACTGTGTCCCAGAAAT GTGGTGCCGACACTGCGGACCATGTGGCAGCGTGGCCATCAGCTGATAGTCTCGTACGAAGATGACATGGAAGTGGTGGAACACTGTGAGCTGTGGCCTGCAATCCCATACTGGTGGGGAAACAAAACTGCCACTTGCTCTCTTATCCAGTATTTGGAGCACATGAAGCGGATGGGTCGTCCAG aagaatTCTTTGTAGCAGGGATTAACCTTACTGAAAATTTAAGGTATATTCTTGTACACCCCTTTGGATCATTGAAGAAAATGACACTCCGGAGTCTTCCATGCTTGAAAATCTGGATAAAGCAGCAGTATCCAGGACCACAAAAAGAATGCATTAACATCATTGCTGGAGACTTCATAGGAAATGACGATTTTGTCAAAGATGTGATAGAACTTAacacaaaaattaattcttcattATGCTGTTATGGCAAAGTGGGTGGAACAAACTGCGTTTCATTCTCAGCTTCTTAA
- the PLCXD1 gene encoding PI-PLC X domain-containing protein 1 isoform X2 produces the protein MEGLLQTSIHMCHENGQWMSRLPEKLWDIPLYNLALPGSHDTMTYCLDKNSAVSGNESKVVKFLNKCMPCIVHPIIMKWSTTQVLTVTEQLEAGVRYLDFRIAHKSNDPSMNLYFVHMVYTTVTVQDILCKVLRWLETHPQEVVILACRNFDGLTKKLHRHLIACIKEIFQCKLCPRNVVPTLRTMWQRGHQLIVSYEDDMEVVEHCELWPAIPYWWGNKTATCSLIQYLEHMKRMGRPEFFVAGINLTENLRYILVHPFGSLKKMTLRSLPCLKIWIKQQYPGPQKECINIIAGDFIGNDDFVKDVIELNTKINSSLCCYGKVGGTNCVSFSAS, from the exons ATGGAAGGCCTTTTGCAAACCTCCATTCACATGTGCCATGAAAATGGTCAATGGATGTCACGACTACCGGAGAAGCTCTGGGATATTCCCCTCTATAATTTAGCTCTTCCAG GGAGTCACGACACTATGACCTACTGCTTGGATAAAAACTCTGCTGTTAGTGGCAATGAATCCAAGGTGGTgaagtttttaaacaaatgtatgCCTTGCATTGTGCACCCCATTATCATGAAGTGGTCTACAACTCAG GTACTGACTGTAACAGAGCAACTTGAGGCTGGAGTTAGATATCTAGATTTCAGGATTGCCCACAAATCTAACGATCCATCTATGAATTTGTACTTCGTGCATATGGTTTACACAACCGTCACTGTACAG GATATTCTGTGCAAAGTGTTACGGTGGTTGGAAACTCATCCTCAGGAAGTTGTTATCTTAGCCTGCAGGAATTTTGATGGATTAACCAAGAAACTTCATCGTCACCTTATTGCCTGTATAAAAGAGATTTTCCAGTGTAAACTGTGTCCCAGAAAT GTGGTGCCGACACTGCGGACCATGTGGCAGCGTGGCCATCAGCTGATAGTCTCGTACGAAGATGACATGGAAGTGGTGGAACACTGTGAGCTGTGGCCTGCAATCCCATACTGGTGGGGAAACAAAACTGCCACTTGCTCTCTTATCCAGTATTTGGAGCACATGAAGCGGATGGGTCGTCCAG aatTCTTTGTAGCAGGGATTAACCTTACTGAAAATTTAAGGTATATTCTTGTACACCCCTTTGGATCATTGAAGAAAATGACACTCCGGAGTCTTCCATGCTTGAAAATCTGGATAAAGCAGCAGTATCCAGGACCACAAAAAGAATGCATTAACATCATTGCTGGAGACTTCATAGGAAATGACGATTTTGTCAAAGATGTGATAGAACTTAacacaaaaattaattcttcattATGCTGTTATGGCAAAGTGGGTGGAACAAACTGCGTTTCATTCTCAGCTTCTTAA